One region of Culex pipiens pallens isolate TS chromosome 2, TS_CPP_V2, whole genome shotgun sequence genomic DNA includes:
- the LOC120419395 gene encoding tubulin-specific chaperone cofactor E-like protein isoform X2 gives MPTLLEALENKYGFGDHREKIDETLVSIFVPKLPPRLSVPELLILNDCNIDKAGKPEDLRQKCCTVKELDLAQNKLEDWDEVFGILSHMPRVEFVNLSLNRLGGPIEIPQPWKMDRLRSLVLNNTKLEWYGVETLLQLLPVLEELHLSLNDYTHVLLDTTEEDANGCQTAEEPASGESESCQCSSFSTQSSQDKKHAVCKKTEAHHGIKKLHLTGNHISEWSEICRVGRLFPNLEALVLADCPLRSLTSAQNETNESNSAATPNSHEHFKTLTLLNLSNAKINNWDDIDRLAKFPALKNLRVQCWPLWDKCDSTEHERRQLLIARLPKINILNGGDVIGPVEREDAERSFIRYYLDKPESDRPERYFELVAVHGKLDPLVNIDLRPERRVKITFTYGETSEERTVDVYRTVVDLKSRLERIVGIPAAKMRLFYVDQDLRDLQGLEEMRYPHKRLYSYNIRSGDEIIVDQKH, from the exons ATGCCAACCTTACTAGAAGCACTGGAAAACAAGTACGGGTTTGGGGATCATCGAGAAAAAATAGACGAAACGCTTGTTTCGATATTTGTACCGAAGTTGCCACCAAGGCTAAG CGTCCCGGAATTGCTGATTCTAAATGACTGCAACATTGACAAGGCGGGCAAGCCGGAAGATTTGCGCCAGAAATGTTGCACCGTCAAGGAGTTGGATCTGGCCCAGAATAAACTGGAAGACTGGGATGAG GTTTTCGGAATATTGTCACACATGCCGCGAGTTGAGTTTGTCAACTTGAGTCTCAACCGGTTGGGTGGTCCAATCGAAATTCCTCAACCGTGGAAGATGGATCGACTGCGCAGCTTGGTTCTCAACAATACCAAACTCGAATGGTACGGAGTTGAAACGTTGTTGCAGTTACTGCCCGTGCTTGAGGAGCTGCACCTCAGTCTCAACGATTATACGCACGTGCTCCTGGATACCACAGAAGAAGATGCCAACGGGTGTCAAACTGCCGAGGAACCTGCCTCAGGAGAAAGCGAATCCTGCCAATGTTCAAGCTTTTCAACTCAGTCTAGTCAAGACAAGAAACATGCCGTTTGTAAGAAAACTGAAGCCCACCATGGTattaaaaaacttcatctgacTGGAAATCACATCAGCGAGTGGAGTGAAATATGCCGCGTTGGACGCTTGTTTCCCAACTTAGAAGCGCTGGTGCTGGCGGATTGTCCCCTACG ATCACTCACTTCTGCCCAAAATGAAACAAACGAGTCAAATTCGGCTGCCACTCCAAACAGTCATGAACACTTCAA GACCTTAACGTTGCTCAATTTGAGCAATGCTAAAATCAACAACTGGGACGACATTGATCGGCTAGCTAAATTTCCAGCGTTGAAGAACCTGAGAGTACAG TGCTGGCCATTGTGGGACAAGTGTGACTCAACGGAGCACGAGCGGCGGCAGCTACTGATTGCTCGTTTACCGAAAATCAACATCCTAAACGGAGGAGACGTAATAGGACCTGTCGAGCGTGAAGACGCCGAGCGATCTTTTATTCGTTACTATCTCGATAAACCCGAAAGTGATCGCCCGGAAAG ATACTTTGAACTGGTAGCTGTTCATGGAAAGTTAGATCCACTGGTCAACATTGACTTGCGACCGGAGAGACGAGTTAAAATTACTTTCACGTACGGTGAAACAAGTGAAGAGCGGACTGTGGATGTCTACAG AACTGTAGTCGACTTGAAGTCTCGACTGGAGCGAATTGTAGGTATTCCGGCTGCCAAGATGCGTCTGTTCTACGTCGATCAAGATTTGCGTGACCTCCAAGGACTTGAGGAAATGAGATATCCCCACAAAAGATTGTACAGCTACAACATCCGGTCTGGAGATGAAATCATCGTCGATCAGAAACATTAG
- the LOC120419395 gene encoding tubulin-specific chaperone cofactor E-like protein isoform X1: MFRFQVSIFAKQDSLTKMPTLLEALENKYGFGDHREKIDETLVSIFVPKLPPRLSVPELLILNDCNIDKAGKPEDLRQKCCTVKELDLAQNKLEDWDEVFGILSHMPRVEFVNLSLNRLGGPIEIPQPWKMDRLRSLVLNNTKLEWYGVETLLQLLPVLEELHLSLNDYTHVLLDTTEEDANGCQTAEEPASGESESCQCSSFSTQSSQDKKHAVCKKTEAHHGIKKLHLTGNHISEWSEICRVGRLFPNLEALVLADCPLRSLTSAQNETNESNSAATPNSHEHFKTLTLLNLSNAKINNWDDIDRLAKFPALKNLRVQCWPLWDKCDSTEHERRQLLIARLPKINILNGGDVIGPVEREDAERSFIRYYLDKPESDRPERYFELVAVHGKLDPLVNIDLRPERRVKITFTYGETSEERTVDVYRTVVDLKSRLERIVGIPAAKMRLFYVDQDLRDLQGLEEMRYPHKRLYSYNIRSGDEIIVDQKH; encoded by the exons ATGTTCCGTTTTCAAGTTTCCATATTCGCAAAACAGGATTCACTAA CAAAAATGCCAACCTTACTAGAAGCACTGGAAAACAAGTACGGGTTTGGGGATCATCGAGAAAAAATAGACGAAACGCTTGTTTCGATATTTGTACCGAAGTTGCCACCAAGGCTAAG CGTCCCGGAATTGCTGATTCTAAATGACTGCAACATTGACAAGGCGGGCAAGCCGGAAGATTTGCGCCAGAAATGTTGCACCGTCAAGGAGTTGGATCTGGCCCAGAATAAACTGGAAGACTGGGATGAG GTTTTCGGAATATTGTCACACATGCCGCGAGTTGAGTTTGTCAACTTGAGTCTCAACCGGTTGGGTGGTCCAATCGAAATTCCTCAACCGTGGAAGATGGATCGACTGCGCAGCTTGGTTCTCAACAATACCAAACTCGAATGGTACGGAGTTGAAACGTTGTTGCAGTTACTGCCCGTGCTTGAGGAGCTGCACCTCAGTCTCAACGATTATACGCACGTGCTCCTGGATACCACAGAAGAAGATGCCAACGGGTGTCAAACTGCCGAGGAACCTGCCTCAGGAGAAAGCGAATCCTGCCAATGTTCAAGCTTTTCAACTCAGTCTAGTCAAGACAAGAAACATGCCGTTTGTAAGAAAACTGAAGCCCACCATGGTattaaaaaacttcatctgacTGGAAATCACATCAGCGAGTGGAGTGAAATATGCCGCGTTGGACGCTTGTTTCCCAACTTAGAAGCGCTGGTGCTGGCGGATTGTCCCCTACG ATCACTCACTTCTGCCCAAAATGAAACAAACGAGTCAAATTCGGCTGCCACTCCAAACAGTCATGAACACTTCAA GACCTTAACGTTGCTCAATTTGAGCAATGCTAAAATCAACAACTGGGACGACATTGATCGGCTAGCTAAATTTCCAGCGTTGAAGAACCTGAGAGTACAG TGCTGGCCATTGTGGGACAAGTGTGACTCAACGGAGCACGAGCGGCGGCAGCTACTGATTGCTCGTTTACCGAAAATCAACATCCTAAACGGAGGAGACGTAATAGGACCTGTCGAGCGTGAAGACGCCGAGCGATCTTTTATTCGTTACTATCTCGATAAACCCGAAAGTGATCGCCCGGAAAG ATACTTTGAACTGGTAGCTGTTCATGGAAAGTTAGATCCACTGGTCAACATTGACTTGCGACCGGAGAGACGAGTTAAAATTACTTTCACGTACGGTGAAACAAGTGAAGAGCGGACTGTGGATGTCTACAG AACTGTAGTCGACTTGAAGTCTCGACTGGAGCGAATTGTAGGTATTCCGGCTGCCAAGATGCGTCTGTTCTACGTCGATCAAGATTTGCGTGACCTCCAAGGACTTGAGGAAATGAGATATCCCCACAAAAGATTGTACAGCTACAACATCCGGTCTGGAGATGAAATCATCGTCGATCAGAAACATTAG
- the LOC120419455 gene encoding uncharacterized protein LOC120419455 — protein MQNSNLNKVRLVTITSEYYDDVIEHLRRTFFADEPLNKATNLTRPGLGHPLLEKHSFSTLRDSVSVMAITSDGEIAGVALNGILYGHCDIKHSMDKLNDVTDENFKKIFKLLYEENLKINLFKQFEVDKIFEIRILSVDSKFRGQGLAKKLMNESENIAIENGFQVMKTDATGAFSQRVSQNLGFVTEREIKYIDYLDDQGEPIFIVDPPHDKLKIMYKLLN, from the exons ATGCAAAACAGCAATCTCAACAAAGTGCGTCTTGTGACAATAACCAGCGAATATTACGATGATGTTATCGAGCATCTCCGGCGAACTTTTTTCGCCGATGAACCGCTAAACAAAGCGACAAATCTCACCCGTCCTGGCCTTGGCCACCCTCTCCTTGAAAAGCATAGTTTTAGCACCCTTAGAGATAGTGTCAGCGTAATGGCAATCACCAGCGATGGAGAA ATTGCTGGAGTtgctttgaatggaattttatacGGACACTGCGATATAAAGCATTCAATGGATAAACTTAACGATGTGactgatgaaaatttcaaaaaaatatttaagctgCTGTATgaggaaaatctaaaaataaatttgttcaaacAGTTTGAAGtagataaaattttcgaaatccgAATTTTATCTGTTGATTCCAA ATTTAGAGGACAAGGTCTAGCTAAGAAACTCATGAATGAAAGTGAGAATATTGCCATCGAAAATGGATTTCAA GTGATGAAAACCGATGCTACGGGAGCTTTCTCACAACGTGTGTCACAAAATCTTGGATTTGTAACGGAAAGGGAGATTAAATACATCGATTATTTGGATGACCAGGGAGAACCAATCTTTATAGTAGACCCTCCACACGATAAACTGAAAATTATGTACAAGCTGCTCAACTAA